The Anabaena sp. WA102 genome contains a region encoding:
- a CDS encoding biotin--[acetyl-CoA-carboxylase] ligase: MEFNQQLLIDSLKAEYKHQDLPFSLHIFNTLSSTNQTLWQLIDQGEKPGSVVIATQQTAGRGQWGREWQSHKGGLYLSMAIAPNLAATSSYQLTLASAWGITAQLRKCGIPVGIKWPNDLVLDGRKLGGILTETKVNQGQITQAIIGVGINWANQVPETGINLQLWQNSQNCQIVDHLEILTSQVLIGIKSGIECLQTEGINILLSHYLDLLTNMGDQVYVNNFLGKVVGVTQEGNLRLKMTTDDAKAALTPEISVQPGTISLGYRQTY, from the coding sequence GTGGAATTTAATCAGCAACTTTTGATAGATAGCTTAAAAGCAGAATATAAGCATCAAGATTTACCATTCTCTCTACATATTTTTAACACTTTATCCTCCACAAATCAAACCCTGTGGCAACTAATTGACCAAGGAGAAAAACCCGGCTCTGTAGTTATTGCCACCCAGCAAACCGCCGGCAGAGGGCAATGGGGTCGGGAATGGCAGTCTCATAAGGGTGGTTTATATCTTTCAATGGCAATAGCTCCTAATTTGGCAGCTACCAGCAGTTATCAACTTACCTTGGCTAGTGCTTGGGGAATTACAGCACAATTAAGAAAATGTGGTATACCTGTCGGCATAAAATGGCCAAATGATTTAGTATTAGATGGTCGCAAGTTAGGCGGCATTTTAACTGAAACCAAAGTCAATCAAGGACAAATCACTCAAGCTATCATTGGTGTGGGGATTAATTGGGCAAATCAAGTTCCAGAAACTGGAATTAATCTGCAATTATGGCAAAATTCCCAGAATTGTCAGATAGTTGATCACCTAGAAATCCTCACCTCACAGGTTTTAATAGGAATTAAGTCCGGTATAGAGTGTCTACAGACAGAAGGAATAAACATACTTTTGTCTCACTACCTTGATTTACTTACAAATATGGGTGATCAGGTTTATGTCAATAATTTTTTAGGTAAAGTAGTTGGCGTGACTCAAGAAGGTAATCTGCGTTTAAAAATGACAACTGATGATGCAAAAGCAGCTTTAACACCAGAAATTTCTGTCCAACCGGGTACAATTAGCTTGGGTTATCGTCAAACTTATTAA
- the pgeF gene encoding peptidoglycan editing factor PgeF: MHTWQWHNWEGLPYLTCNLLEPWFHGFFTQQFWPRLPHELTPVLQPDALAYRLKQVHGNTVLTPQEVDDHVNASDDDLALADGLISHKPLQAVWVASADCTPVLIGDVKTGQVAALHAGWRGTAAKIVPEAIARMRSHGSNLIDLRVAMGPAIAGEVYQVSVEVAAEIGSTVVPDGQPERVISALHNLPNSPLLRDPEPGKVRLDVRQVNALQLEQLGFSVEQVAIAPYCTFQTPEHFFSYRREKEKKVQWSGIVSPGK; encoded by the coding sequence ATGCACACTTGGCAATGGCACAATTGGGAAGGTCTACCTTACTTAACTTGTAATCTTCTAGAACCCTGGTTTCATGGTTTCTTTACCCAACAGTTTTGGCCACGCTTACCTCATGAGCTAACTCCGGTTCTACAACCCGATGCTTTAGCTTATCGCTTGAAACAGGTACATGGCAATACTGTTTTAACTCCCCAGGAAGTTGATGATCATGTCAATGCCAGTGATGATGATTTGGCGTTGGCAGATGGTTTAATTAGTCATAAACCTTTACAAGCTGTGTGGGTGGCTTCTGCTGATTGTACACCTGTGTTGATTGGCGATGTCAAAACTGGACAGGTGGCGGCTTTACACGCTGGTTGGCGGGGTACAGCGGCGAAAATTGTGCCTGAAGCTATTGCAAGAATGCGATCGCATGGTAGTAATTTAATAGACTTGCGAGTGGCAATGGGTCCAGCTATTGCTGGGGAAGTTTACCAAGTCTCTGTGGAAGTGGCTGCGGAAATTGGCAGTACCGTTGTACCAGATGGTCAACCAGAAAGAGTTATTTCTGCTTTGCACAATTTACCTAATTCACCTTTGCTGAGAGATCCAGAACCGGGAAAGGTGCGTTTAGATGTGCGCCAGGTAAATGCTTTACAATTGGAACAATTAGGATTTAGTGTAGAACAAGTAGCGATCGCACCCTATTGTACTTTCCAAACTCCAGAACATTTCTTCTCTTATCGGCGAGAAAAAGAGAAAAAGGTGCAATGGTCAGGAATAGTAAGTCCAGGTAAATAA
- a CDS encoding Calvin cycle protein CP12, producing MTNIQEKTSNDIQEKIQEEVEQARTVCDISGSNSAECAAAWDAVEELQAEASHKRQIKPKNSLEKYCDANPEADECRLYED from the coding sequence ATGACTAATATTCAAGAAAAAACCAGTAACGATATCCAAGAGAAAATCCAAGAAGAAGTTGAACAAGCTCGCACTGTATGTGATATCTCAGGTAGCAACTCTGCTGAATGTGCTGCGGCGTGGGATGCTGTAGAAGAACTACAAGCAGAGGCTTCTCATAAACGTCAAATTAAACCCAAAAACTCTTTAGAGAAATACTGCGATGCTAATCCAGAAGCAGATGAGTGCCGTCTGTACGAAGATTAA
- a CDS encoding DUF3177 family protein, protein MTQIWFRPYVWMDYRLALLFTLIIPLILLVWTFVQKAEGMQRLLMIYWRVASLLAISMYLMIGGFGVSFISALMAQVLIPMALWFWVDINDEIDYYPNSPLKLIFTSWRWATTVYCSLGAIALLPFLGCAFSGTAIQTPYCSVWLEAPLLFKDYFHHNSKPAFLGFLGIVTLAIYVIYLSYFVAVKLGKYGRSATH, encoded by the coding sequence ATGACACAAATATGGTTTCGACCTTATGTTTGGATGGACTACCGATTGGCGTTATTATTTACGCTGATTATTCCTTTAATTCTTCTGGTTTGGACATTTGTACAAAAAGCAGAAGGAATGCAGCGCTTATTAATGATTTACTGGCGAGTAGCTAGTTTATTAGCTATTAGTATGTACTTGATGATTGGTGGTTTCGGAGTTAGTTTCATCTCCGCTCTCATGGCGCAGGTTCTCATTCCTATGGCACTATGGTTTTGGGTAGACATCAATGATGAAATTGACTATTATCCCAATAGTCCATTAAAACTGATTTTTACTTCTTGGCGTTGGGCAACAACAGTTTATTGTAGTTTAGGAGCAATAGCTCTTTTACCTTTTCTGGGGTGCGCTTTTTCAGGAACTGCTATCCAAACTCCTTACTGTAGCGTTTGGTTAGAAGCACCATTACTATTTAAAGACTATTTTCACCACAATAGCAAACCTGCTTTTCTCGGATTTTTGGGGATAGTTACTTTAGCAATTTATGTAATTTACTTAAGTTATTTTGTCGCGGTTAAACTTGGCAAATATGGACGTTCAGCTACACATTAA
- a CDS encoding DUF7734 family protein, whose product MNNSISKRLEQYTIKKSQEVLIINVEIDGEPDQIAVFKGFSSSLMRPTAYDPDVPVLPDTATIITIDRIASPYNPDSPHYLQQDISWEDMQVLLSKMGI is encoded by the coding sequence ATGAATAACTCTATTAGTAAAAGACTGGAACAATATACCATTAAAAAATCCCAAGAAGTTCTCATTATTAATGTAGAAATTGATGGTGAACCAGATCAAATTGCTGTGTTTAAAGGCTTTTCTAGTTCTTTGATGCGTCCAACTGCTTATGATCCAGATGTCCCGGTGTTACCAGATACGGCTACAATTATCACAATTGACCGCATAGCAAGTCCCTATAATCCTGACTCACCCCATTATCTTCAACAAGATATTTCTTGGGAAGATATGCAGGTTTTATTATCAAAAATGGGAATTTAG
- the cbiD gene encoding cobalt-precorrin-5B (C(1))-methyltransferase CbiD, translated as MSSSGYTLPVFACAAAVAALHWLRHHQSLQITNIDLIEPAEIAQIPIEQVAGISENHALAITRSDPGDNLDLTKNTPIWAVVAWYEGDGETVIIQGGEGIGKQLNGEGKAAIYGYAQRLLTENLQRLLAPTEKIKVTIILPEGRSLAIRTSNSAFGVVEGLSLLGTTGISQPLSTPDQLSAFRADLAAKASQFPTLVFCIGENGLDLAQKLGINPAQMVKTANWLGPMLVAADVLGVKEILLFGYHGKLMKLAGGIFHTHHHLADGRREILTAHCAMLGLNSPDIQTVFQSPTAETALKHLRSLDSNTGSNWVNQVYNSIAETIDTRTQAYMDSHNEQGKTIIACGSVLFDRDRQILVKSKTGCMLLAKLC; from the coding sequence ATGTCCAGTTCTGGATACACTTTACCTGTTTTTGCTTGTGCTGCTGCTGTTGCGGCTTTGCATTGGTTACGCCATCATCAATCTTTGCAGATTACTAATATAGACTTAATTGAACCTGCTGAAATTGCCCAAATACCCATTGAACAAGTGGCGGGAATATCGGAAAATCATGCTTTGGCGATTACTCGCAGTGATCCGGGTGATAATCTGGATTTAACGAAGAATACACCAATTTGGGCTGTGGTGGCATGGTATGAGGGAGATGGAGAAACAGTAATTATTCAGGGTGGAGAGGGAATTGGTAAACAACTCAATGGTGAGGGGAAAGCGGCAATTTATGGTTATGCTCAAAGGTTATTAACGGAAAATTTACAGCGATTATTAGCGCCGACGGAAAAAATCAAGGTAACAATTATTTTACCAGAGGGGCGATCGCTCGCAATTCGGACTTCTAACTCTGCTTTCGGAGTTGTCGAAGGACTATCCTTGCTAGGAACAACAGGGATTTCTCAACCTTTAAGTACACCAGATCAATTATCAGCTTTCCGCGCTGATTTAGCAGCAAAAGCCAGTCAATTTCCCACTTTAGTCTTTTGTATTGGCGAAAATGGCTTAGATTTAGCCCAAAAACTCGGTATCAACCCTGCACAAATGGTGAAAACGGCCAACTGGTTGGGACCGATGTTAGTAGCGGCTGATGTTTTAGGTGTAAAAGAAATTTTATTATTTGGTTATCATGGTAAATTGATGAAACTCGCGGGGGGAATCTTTCACACTCATCATCATTTAGCTGATGGTCGGCGGGAAATTCTCACAGCCCATTGCGCCATGCTAGGATTAAATTCTCCAGATATTCAAACCGTTTTTCAGAGTCCTACGGCAGAAACCGCATTAAAACATCTGAGAAGTCTAGATAGTAATACCGGGAGTAATTGGGTAAATCAGGTTTATAACTCCATTGCAGAAACAATTGATACCCGCACCCAAGCATATATGGATAGCCACAATGAACAAGGTAAAACCATTATAGCTTGTGGTTCTGTGCTTTTCGACCGCGATCGCCAAATCTTGGTGAAAAGCAAAACTGGTTGTATGTTACTGGCAAAATTGTGCTAA
- the guaA gene encoding glutamine-hydrolyzing GMP synthase yields the protein MNTAVTLPTEKIPQTQENLGNLKGQIIVILDFGSQYSELIARRIRETQVYSEVISYRTTAEQLEKINPKGIILSGGPNSVYSDYAPHCDPEIWKLGIPILGVCYGMQLMVNQLGGEVITAERGEYGKASLYIDDPTDLLTNVEEGTTMWMSHGDSVITMPPGFELLAHTKNTPCAAIAHHNKKLYGVQFHPEVVHSQGGIALIRNFVYHICDCEPTWTTAAFVEESIQEIRAKVGDKRVLLALSGGVDSSTLAFLLYKAIGEQLTCVFIDQGFMRKLEPERLVKLFKEQFHIPVEYVNARERFISAIAGVTDPEEKRRRIGHEFISVFEETSKNLGHFDYLAQGTLYPDVIESADTNVDPKSGERVAVKIKSHHNVGGLPKDLRFKLVEPLRKLFKDEVRKVGRSIGLPEEIVQRQPFPGPGLAIRILGEVTSERLNILRDADLIVRQEINQRGLYNEVWQAFAVLLPIRSVGVMGDKRTYAYPIVLRIVTSEDGMTADWARIPYDVLEAISTRIVNEVKGVNRVVYDITSKPPGTIEWE from the coding sequence ATGAATACAGCGGTGACTCTACCAACCGAAAAAATACCTCAAACACAAGAAAATTTGGGGAATCTTAAAGGTCAAATAATTGTCATTTTAGACTTTGGCTCTCAATATTCTGAATTAATTGCCCGTCGTATCCGCGAAACACAAGTATATTCAGAAGTTATTTCCTATCGTACCACAGCAGAACAGTTAGAAAAAATCAACCCCAAAGGGATCATCCTTTCCGGTGGTCCAAATTCCGTATATAGCGACTACGCCCCCCATTGTGACCCAGAAATCTGGAAATTGGGAATACCCATTCTTGGTGTTTGCTATGGAATGCAACTCATGGTTAATCAACTGGGTGGAGAAGTAATCACAGCCGAACGGGGTGAATACGGTAAAGCATCTTTATATATAGATGATCCTACAGACTTATTAACTAATGTCGAAGAGGGTACAACCATGTGGATGAGTCATGGAGATTCAGTCATAACCATGCCTCCCGGCTTTGAGTTACTGGCACATACTAAGAATACTCCTTGTGCAGCGATCGCTCACCATAACAAAAAACTCTATGGAGTCCAATTTCACCCCGAAGTCGTCCATTCTCAAGGTGGTATAGCCTTAATTCGCAACTTTGTTTACCATATCTGTGACTGTGAACCAACTTGGACAACAGCCGCTTTTGTCGAAGAATCAATTCAGGAAATTCGCGCCAAAGTAGGAGACAAACGGGTATTGTTAGCGTTATCTGGCGGTGTAGATTCTTCTACCCTGGCTTTTCTCCTGTATAAAGCCATTGGTGAACAGCTAACCTGTGTATTTATTGATCAGGGTTTCATGCGAAAACTAGAACCCGAAAGGTTAGTGAAGTTATTTAAAGAACAATTTCATATTCCCGTAGAATATGTTAATGCCCGCGAACGATTTATCTCTGCTATCGCTGGAGTAACAGATCCCGAAGAAAAGCGTCGCCGCATTGGACATGAGTTTATCAGTGTTTTTGAGGAAACATCAAAAAATCTTGGTCATTTTGATTACTTGGCTCAAGGCACACTTTATCCAGATGTAATTGAATCTGCTGATACTAATGTTGATCCAAAAAGTGGTGAACGGGTAGCAGTGAAAATTAAAAGTCATCACAATGTGGGTGGTTTACCAAAAGACTTGAGATTTAAACTCGTAGAACCACTGCGGAAACTATTTAAAGATGAAGTCCGCAAAGTCGGGCGTTCCATTGGTTTACCAGAAGAAATTGTCCAACGTCAACCATTCCCCGGACCCGGTTTAGCCATTCGCATTTTAGGTGAAGTTACCTCCGAGCGCTTGAATATTTTGCGAGATGCTGATTTAATTGTTCGTCAAGAAATTAATCAACGCGGTTTATATAATGAGGTTTGGCAAGCTTTCGCGGTTCTATTACCTATTCGCAGCGTTGGTGTCATGGGTGATAAACGCACCTATGCCTATCCCATTGTTTTACGGATTGTCACCAGCGAAGATGGTATGACGGCAGATTGGGCGCGGATTCCTTACGATGTGCTAGAAGCAATTTCTACCCGCATCGTGAATGAAGTCAAAGGTGTTAACCGTGTGGTTTATGACATTACCTCCAAACCACCTGGAACTATTGAGTGGGAATAG
- the grxC gene encoding glutaredoxin 3, whose protein sequence is MAAKVEIYIWTTCPFCMRAKSLLKSKSVDFIEYNIDGDEIARDKMSQRANGKRSLPQIFINDVHIGGCDDIHTLERQGKLDEMLVS, encoded by the coding sequence ATGGCTGCAAAAGTAGAAATTTACATTTGGACAACTTGCCCGTTTTGTATGCGTGCTAAAAGTCTACTGAAAAGCAAAAGTGTTGATTTTATCGAATACAACATTGATGGAGACGAAATAGCAAGAGATAAAATGTCTCAAAGAGCTAATGGAAAACGCTCTTTACCACAAATTTTTATTAATGATGTTCACATTGGTGGTTGTGACGATATCCATACTTTAGAGCGTCAAGGTAAGTTAGATGAAATGCTAGTTTCTTAA
- the gshB gene encoding glutathione synthase — MKLAFIIDPIHRLDPCHDTSVALMEAAQILGHEIWITQANLLSVIDGKAWAVLQQVELVPVELIEGRWLAVNPWFKLSPSAFTPLETMDAVFMRTDPPVNDAYLYATYILDYVDQNKTLVINDPAGIRDANEKMYALQFRECIPETIVSANKQVIRQFVEAKEATILKPLGNKAGEGILFLQSGDRNFNSIVELSTLQGQVPVMVQNYLPQAKEGDKRIILLNGEPIGALNRLSSGSDFRNNMATGGTVAQTTITPREQEICSHLAAKLRQDGLIFVGIDVIGGYLTEVNVTSPTGIREIDRLDGTHLAHQVIQWVEANK, encoded by the coding sequence GTGAAACTAGCTTTTATTATTGATCCCATCCATCGGCTTGATCCATGTCATGATACCAGTGTTGCTTTGATGGAAGCAGCGCAAATTCTAGGACACGAAATTTGGATAACGCAAGCAAATCTGCTGAGTGTTATTGATGGTAAAGCTTGGGCTGTCTTGCAGCAGGTAGAACTTGTTCCCGTGGAGTTAATAGAGGGGCGTTGGTTAGCGGTTAATCCTTGGTTTAAATTAAGCCCTAGTGCCTTTACTCCTTTAGAAACAATGGATGCCGTATTTATGCGGACAGATCCACCTGTTAATGATGCTTATCTTTATGCTACTTATATTCTGGATTATGTTGACCAAAATAAAACTTTAGTGATAAATGATCCGGCAGGGATTCGTGATGCTAATGAGAAAATGTATGCTCTCCAGTTTAGGGAATGTATTCCCGAAACGATTGTCAGCGCTAACAAACAGGTAATTCGCCAGTTTGTGGAAGCGAAAGAAGCAACAATTCTCAAACCACTGGGGAATAAAGCTGGAGAGGGAATTTTATTTTTACAATCAGGCGATCGCAATTTTAATTCCATTGTTGAACTTAGCACGCTTCAAGGTCAAGTTCCCGTTATGGTACAAAATTATTTACCCCAAGCCAAGGAGGGAGATAAACGGATTATCTTACTCAATGGTGAACCCATAGGTGCGCTAAATCGCCTTTCTAGTGGTAGTGATTTTCGGAATAACATGGCAACAGGTGGCACAGTTGCTCAAACCACCATTACCCCAAGAGAACAGGAAATTTGCAGCCATTTAGCCGCAAAACTCCGGCAAGATGGCTTAATTTTCGTGGGTATTGACGTAATTGGTGGCTACCTAACGGAAGTCAATGTCACAAGTCCCACAGGCATCCGGGAAATTGATCGTCTTGATGGTACTCACCTTGCCCATCAGGTCATTCAATGGGTAGAAGCCAATAAATAG
- the ftsZ gene encoding cell division protein FtsZ codes for MTLDNNQGLTNNSQTPGQLGFSQAVNSNNPFSNSGLNFAQGKDSKRISPENSGIGEIVPGRVANIKVIGVGGGGGNAVNRMIESDVSGVEFWSINTDAQALTLAGAPSRLQIGQKLTRGLGAGGNPAIGQKAAEESRDEIATALEGADLVFITAGMGGGTGTGAAPIVAEIAKEMGALTVGVVTRPFIFEGRRRTSQAEQGIEGLKSRVDTLIIIPNNKLLEVIPEQTPVQEAFRYADDVLRQGVQGISDIITIPGLVNVDFADVRAVMADAGSALMGIGVSSGKSRAREAAIAAISSPLLECSIEGARGVVFNITGGSDLTLHEVNAAAETIYEVVDPNANIIFGAVIDDRLQGEVRITVIATGFTGDIQPPSAQTVVTPRVVTPTPTTTRRPSPLQQPVNNPSPVVEQPKEKPSLDIPDFLQRRRTPPKN; via the coding sequence ATGACACTTGATAATAACCAAGGGCTGACTAATAACTCTCAAACTCCAGGACAACTAGGGTTCTCCCAGGCTGTGAACTCAAATAACCCCTTTAGTAACTCTGGGCTAAATTTTGCCCAAGGTAAGGATAGCAAGAGAATTTCTCCTGAAAATAGCGGTATTGGTGAAATTGTGCCAGGCCGTGTTGCTAATATTAAGGTGATAGGTGTAGGTGGTGGTGGTGGTAATGCTGTCAACCGCATGATTGAGTCTGATGTGTCCGGTGTTGAGTTTTGGTCAATTAACACTGATGCTCAAGCTTTGACTTTAGCGGGCGCTCCTAGTCGCTTGCAAATTGGACAAAAATTAACTAGAGGACTAGGTGCGGGTGGAAATCCGGCGATTGGTCAAAAGGCGGCGGAAGAATCTCGTGATGAAATTGCTACTGCTTTAGAAGGCGCGGATTTAGTATTCATTACTGCTGGTATGGGTGGTGGCACAGGTACAGGTGCAGCCCCAATTGTGGCAGAAATAGCCAAGGAAATGGGCGCTCTTACTGTTGGTGTGGTGACTCGTCCATTTATCTTTGAGGGACGCAGACGCACTAGCCAAGCAGAACAAGGGATTGAAGGCTTGAAAAGTCGGGTAGATACCTTAATTATTATTCCCAATAATAAGTTATTGGAAGTCATTCCTGAACAAACTCCCGTGCAAGAAGCTTTTCGCTATGCTGATGATGTATTGCGTCAAGGTGTGCAAGGAATTTCTGATATTATTACCATTCCTGGATTGGTCAACGTTGACTTTGCTGATGTGCGGGCTGTGATGGCTGATGCGGGATCGGCTTTGATGGGAATTGGTGTGAGTTCGGGCAAGTCTAGAGCTAGAGAAGCTGCGATCGCCGCAATTTCTTCACCTTTGCTAGAATGTTCTATTGAAGGAGCTAGGGGAGTTGTCTTTAATATCACTGGTGGTAGTGATCTGACCCTTCATGAAGTTAATGCTGCGGCAGAAACAATCTATGAAGTCGTTGATCCTAATGCCAATATTATTTTTGGAGCGGTAATTGATGACAGACTGCAAGGAGAAGTCAGAATTACTGTAATTGCAACTGGATTTACAGGTGACATCCAACCTCCATCAGCACAAACCGTAGTTACCCCTAGAGTCGTCACACCCACTCCCACAACTACCAGAAGACCCTCACCACTACAACAACCTGTCAATAACCCCAGTCCAGTTGTAGAACAACCAAAAGAAAAACCTTCCTTGGATATCCCCGATTTTCTGCAAAGACGACGAACACCACCAAAAAATTAA
- a CDS encoding cell division protein FtsQ/DivIB, with protein sequence MAGILSVSRTNLAQRRQKLRRQRQLKILQAIWRTLAVTGFAAVLFWGAIQPMWVLKDSGQIVIKSGGQVLTQKDIYSLLGLSSPQSLWRVQPALIADSLRKQPNIAQATVSRRLLPPGLIIEIQERIPVAIAQITEDQTVTSCVLNPAFTGKSAEVKSCLQNSSTANKQNELGLLDASGVWMPLSGYISISPKSKLPRLIVIGAIAQYQPFWRQLYEAISSSSLQVTEINFQDPTNLILKTQLGNVHLGSPSSRLTEQIQALVQMRRLPNEVNPGNIDYIDLKNPAIPLVQMNQKKSGLVIKKSDLLNKTPIR encoded by the coding sequence ATGGCTGGGATATTATCAGTTTCTCGGACAAATTTAGCTCAACGCCGCCAAAAATTACGTCGGCAGCGACAACTCAAAATTCTTCAGGCTATTTGGCGGACGCTGGCTGTAACTGGATTTGCTGCGGTTTTATTCTGGGGGGCAATCCAACCGATGTGGGTGTTAAAGGATTCGGGGCAAATAGTGATTAAATCTGGTGGTCAAGTTTTGACGCAAAAGGACATTTATTCATTGTTGGGGTTGTCGTCTCCTCAGTCTTTGTGGCGAGTTCAACCTGCCCTAATTGCTGATTCTTTAAGAAAACAACCGAACATTGCCCAAGCTACGGTTAGCCGCCGTTTATTACCTCCTGGTTTAATTATTGAAATCCAGGAACGAATACCAGTGGCGATAGCTCAAATAACTGAAGATCAAACGGTAACTAGTTGTGTGCTAAATCCGGCTTTCACGGGTAAGTCTGCTGAGGTTAAGTCTTGTTTACAAAATAGCAGTACGGCTAACAAACAAAATGAACTGGGTTTGTTGGATGCTAGTGGCGTATGGATGCCTTTATCAGGCTATATCTCCATTAGCCCCAAGTCCAAATTACCTCGACTCATAGTAATTGGGGCGATCGCCCAATACCAGCCATTCTGGAGGCAACTTTATGAAGCTATCAGTAGCAGTTCTCTCCAAGTGACAGAAATTAATTTTCAAGATCCTACGAATTTAATTTTGAAAACTCAATTAGGAAATGTCCATTTAGGTAGCCCTAGCAGTAGATTAACTGAACAAATTCAAGCACTTGTCCAAATGCGCCGTTTACCAAATGAAGTTAATCCTGGTAATATAGATTACATTGATCTCAAAAATCCTGCTATTCCATTAGTACAAATGAATCAAAAAAAATCAGGCTTAGTTATCAAGAAATCAGACTTACTGAACAAAACACCAATCCGTTGA
- a CDS encoding photosystem II manganese-stabilizing polypeptide, translating to MRYRALIVAFLALCLGLITACSDEPSTSVRDVLTYEQIRGTGLANKCPQLAETSRGSIAIDPSVKYSIKELCLEPTSFFVKEEPANKRQKAEFVPGKIMTRYTSTIDQVQGQLTSNADKSLTFKEEDGLDFQAITVKLPGGELVPFLFTIKNLVAQTQPNLTSINTSTDFEGTFKVPSYRGAAFLDPKGRGVVSGYDNAVALPAGSDNEELTRTNVKRAEILPGKISLQVAKVDNTSGEIAGTFESEQPSDTDLGAGEPKEVKIRGLFYARIEPLS from the coding sequence ATGAGGTATCGCGCTTTAATTGTTGCTTTCTTGGCTCTATGCTTAGGGCTAATCACCGCTTGCAGTGATGAACCTTCCACTAGCGTCCGTGATGTACTCACTTACGAACAAATTCGTGGCACTGGCTTGGCTAACAAATGCCCCCAACTAGCAGAAACTAGTCGTGGTTCAATTGCTATTGATCCCAGCGTGAAATATAGCATCAAAGAACTTTGTTTAGAACCAACCAGTTTCTTTGTTAAGGAAGAACCTGCCAACAAACGTCAAAAAGCAGAATTTGTACCTGGTAAAATTATGACTAGATATACTTCTACCATTGACCAAGTACAAGGTCAGCTAACCAGTAATGCAGACAAGAGCTTAACCTTTAAGGAAGAAGATGGTCTGGACTTCCAAGCTATCACCGTTAAACTTCCTGGTGGTGAACTAGTACCCTTCTTATTTACCATCAAAAACTTAGTTGCACAAACACAACCTAATTTAACTAGCATCAATACGTCCACTGACTTTGAAGGAACTTTTAAAGTACCTTCCTATCGTGGCGCTGCTTTCTTAGACCCTAAAGGTCGTGGTGTGGTCAGTGGCTATGATAACGCTGTAGCTTTACCAGCCGGATCTGATAATGAAGAATTGACCCGTACTAATGTTAAACGTGCAGAAATTCTCCCAGGTAAAATTTCCTTACAAGTAGCCAAAGTAGACAATACTTCTGGTGAAATAGCTGGAACTTTTGAAAGTGAACAACCTTCTGATACAGATTTAGGTGCAGGTGAACCTAAAGAAGTGAAGATTCGTGGTTTGTTCTACGCACGTATTGAACCCCTTTCCTAA
- a CDS encoding RNA polymerase sigma factor SigF codes for MTNTTTNETNNNELKHEISQLLREYQQSRSERVRNQLVQLNLGLVRKEAHYWINQCDGSYEDLIQVGCIGLIKAIEKFELTKGNAFSSYAMPYIRGEIQHYLRDKGVTVRIPRRWLALQQQAVGLSRSLREQYNRQPTDRELAVALQISLSEWQEIKLAWINRAPLSLDVPIQDEEEGSTSLGELVPDTKYRSFQLAQEDQIRLQQALIKLEKRTREVVECVFLYDLTQKQVAAHLDISVVTVSRQVKKGLDLLKKIMVGATED; via the coding sequence ATGACTAATACAACTACAAACGAAACAAATAATAATGAACTCAAACATGAAATTTCACAGTTGTTGCGGGAGTATCAACAATCCCGTTCTGAAAGAGTCCGCAATCAGCTAGTACAACTCAATTTGGGATTAGTCAGAAAGGAAGCGCATTATTGGATTAATCAGTGCGATGGGAGCTATGAGGATCTTATTCAAGTAGGCTGTATAGGCTTAATTAAAGCAATTGAGAAATTTGAACTTACTAAGGGCAATGCTTTTAGTTCCTATGCGATGCCCTACATTCGGGGTGAAATTCAACACTATCTGCGAGATAAAGGTGTAACTGTAAGAATACCCAGACGGTGGTTAGCACTACAACAACAAGCTGTTGGGCTTTCTCGTTCTCTCCGTGAACAATATAATCGCCAACCTACTGATAGGGAATTAGCTGTGGCATTGCAAATTTCTCTGAGTGAATGGCAAGAAATTAAATTAGCATGGATTAATCGCGCCCCTTTAAGTTTGGATGTACCTATACAAGATGAGGAAGAAGGTTCTACTTCTTTGGGTGAGTTAGTTCCAGATACCAAATATCGCAGTTTTCAACTAGCTCAAGAAGACCAAATTCGTTTACAACAAGCTCTGATTAAGTTAGAAAAACGGACTCGTGAGGTTGTTGAGTGTGTGTTCTTGTACGATTTAACCCAAAAACAAGTAGCAGCACACTTAGACATTAGTGTTGTGACAGTTTCTCGCCAAGTTAAAAAAGGCTTAGACTTGTTGAAAAAAATTATGGTTGGTGCGACAGAAGATTAG